A genomic region of Exiguobacterium oxidotolerans JCM 12280 contains the following coding sequences:
- the tpiA gene encoding triose-phosphate isomerase translates to MRKPIIAGNWKMNLTLKDAVAFAEEVKGKVPASSTVDAAVCAPAVFLAHLTEAAAGTDLKIGAQNMYDQESGAFTGEISPVMLKELDVTYVILGHSERREYFGETDAFINSKAKKAFEHGLVPIVCVGETLEEREGGKFEDVIREQTTNSLKGLTVDQVKNLVVAYEPVWAIGTGKSATEQDAQDSCKFVRDVVAAEFGTEAAEAVRIQYGGSVKPENVKEYMAQPDIDGALVGGASLETGSFLKLLEAI, encoded by the coding sequence ATGCGTAAACCAATCATCGCAGGTAACTGGAAGATGAATCTAACTCTGAAGGATGCAGTCGCATTCGCAGAAGAAGTAAAAGGCAAAGTACCAGCTTCATCGACTGTCGATGCTGCTGTCTGTGCACCAGCTGTATTCCTTGCTCATTTAACGGAAGCAGCAGCTGGAACTGATCTTAAAATCGGCGCTCAAAACATGTACGATCAAGAAAGTGGCGCATTCACAGGCGAAATCAGCCCTGTCATGCTAAAAGAGCTTGACGTGACATACGTCATCCTCGGTCACTCTGAACGTCGTGAGTACTTTGGTGAAACAGATGCATTCATCAACAGCAAAGCGAAAAAAGCGTTCGAGCACGGTCTCGTTCCAATCGTTTGTGTAGGTGAAACACTTGAAGAGCGCGAAGGCGGCAAGTTCGAAGACGTCATTCGTGAACAAACGACAAACAGCCTTAAAGGCTTGACTGTCGACCAAGTGAAAAATCTTGTTGTTGCATACGAGCCTGTCTGGGCAATCGGAACAGGTAAATCAGCGACAGAACAAGATGCACAAGATTCTTGTAAATTCGTTCGCGACGTCGTCGCTGCTGAATTCGGTACAGAAGCTGCAGAAGCAGTTCGTATCCAATACGGTGGTAGCGTCAAGCCAGAGAACGTCAAAGAATATATGGCTCAACCTGACATCGACGGAGCACTCGTTGGTGGAGCAAGTCTTGAGACAGGATCGTTCCTCAAACTGTTGGAGGCGATTTAA
- a CDS encoding phosphoglycerate kinase, giving the protein MNKKSIRDIDVQGQRVFTRVDFNVPLEDGKITDDTRIRAALPTIKHLMEGGAKVILASHMGRPKGEKNPEFSLAPVVERLSELLGKDIKLVEEAYGPVAEEAVSKLEAGDVLVLENVRFYPGETKNDAELAEGFAKLADIFVNDAFGAAHRAHASTEGIAHHVDTAVAGLLIEKELQVLGKAISNPDRPFTAIIGGSKVADKIGVIDHLLDIVDTLIIGGGLSYTFLKAQGYEVGTSLLEVDKIDQAKEFMKKAEDKGVKFLMPVDCIITKEFGEETYVGPRDIDSIPADHMSLDIGPKTVELYAEAIKNSKLVVWNGPMGVFELDKYANGTKGVAQALADSDAYSIIGGGDSAAAAEKFGLADKMSHISTGGGASLEFMEGKALPGVEALNDK; this is encoded by the coding sequence ATGAATAAGAAATCAATTCGCGACATCGATGTACAAGGTCAACGCGTGTTTACACGTGTCGACTTCAACGTACCACTAGAAGACGGTAAAATTACGGACGACACACGGATTCGTGCAGCACTTCCAACAATCAAACACTTGATGGAAGGCGGAGCGAAAGTCATTCTCGCTAGCCACATGGGACGTCCTAAAGGCGAAAAAAATCCTGAGTTCTCACTTGCACCAGTTGTAGAGCGCCTCAGCGAATTGCTTGGTAAAGACATCAAGCTCGTTGAAGAAGCATACGGCCCGGTCGCTGAAGAAGCGGTCAGCAAGCTCGAAGCAGGAGACGTTCTCGTTCTTGAAAACGTTCGTTTCTACCCTGGAGAAACAAAAAATGATGCTGAACTCGCTGAAGGATTTGCGAAACTCGCAGATATCTTCGTCAACGATGCATTCGGTGCAGCTCACCGTGCACATGCTTCTACAGAAGGAATCGCGCACCATGTCGATACTGCTGTAGCAGGATTGTTGATTGAAAAAGAACTTCAAGTTCTTGGGAAAGCGATCTCGAACCCGGATCGTCCGTTCACTGCAATCATCGGGGGATCGAAAGTAGCCGACAAAATCGGTGTCATCGATCACTTGCTTGATATCGTCGACACGTTGATCATCGGTGGGGGATTATCTTATACATTCCTCAAAGCTCAAGGTTATGAAGTCGGTACGTCACTTCTTGAAGTCGACAAAATCGACCAAGCGAAAGAATTCATGAAAAAAGCAGAAGACAAAGGCGTCAAGTTCTTAATGCCGGTCGACTGCATCATCACGAAGGAATTTGGCGAAGAAACATATGTAGGACCACGCGATATCGACAGTATCCCAGCGGATCACATGTCACTTGATATCGGACCAAAAACAGTCGAACTGTATGCGGAAGCAATCAAGAACTCGAAACTCGTCGTCTGGAATGGACCGATGGGCGTATTCGAACTTGATAAATACGCAAACGGAACGAAAGGTGTCGCTCAAGCACTTGCAGACAGCGACGCATACTCAATCATCGGTGGTGGGGATTCTGCTGCAGCAGCTGAGAAATTCGGTCTTGCAGACAAGATGAGCCATATCTCGACTGGTGGCGGAGCGAGCCTCGAGTTCATGGAAGGTAAAGCCCTTCCTGGTGTCGAAGCGCTTAACGACAAGTAA